From the genome of Papaver somniferum cultivar HN1 chromosome 2, ASM357369v1, whole genome shotgun sequence, one region includes:
- the LOC113347795 gene encoding cytochrome P450 711A1-like isoform X2, with product MYLVLRQFHFLGTFIYSPSMALMSSLSLPNNMVQFLVSYIEMENRFHMGRQPLIIIADAELCRKVGIKKFRDITNRSIPSPISGSSLHKKGLFFTRDTKWSLMRNTIISMYQPSHLSSLIRKMQCVVESAAQNLPTSELEDITFSDLSLKLATDVIGQAAFGFDFGLTKEPSLNGSNNVQNDVEVEDFIKQHMYSTTTLKMDLSGSFSIILGLICPILRHPFQQILKRVPGTTDWKVDQTNRKLMKRLDQIVEKRAKDKDRGSKDFLSLILNAREAEKGLKNVFTSDYISALSYEHLLAGSATTSFTLSSILYLVAAHPEVETNLTREIDSFGGHDLMPTTHDLQHKFPYLDQVVKEAMRFYTVSPLVAREASKQVEIGGYVLPKGTWIWLAIGVLAKHPKYFAEPNKFQPERFNPTCEEEIQRHPYAHIPFGIGPRQCIGIKFSIQEIKLALIHLYRRYSFQHSPNMEKPLEFEYGIVLNFKYGVKLRVIRRST from the exons ATGTACCTGGTCCTCCGACAATTCCACTTCTTGGGCACCTTCATTTACTCTCCAAGCATGGCCCTGATGTCTTCACTGTCCTTGCCAAACAATATGGTCCAATTTTTAG TCTCGTACATCGAAATGGAAAACAGGTTCCATATGGGTAGGCAGCCGTTGATAATTATTGCGGATGCGGAGTTGTGCAGAAAAGTTGGAATCAAGAAGTTCAGAGATATAACAAACAGGAGCATTCCTTCGCCTATTTCTGGATCCTCCCTCCACAAGAAGGGTCTTTTCTTTACCAG AGATACAAAGTGGTCTTTGATGAGAAACACCATAATTTCAATGTACCAGCCTTCACATCTCTCTAGTCTTATACGCAAAATGCAGTGTGTTGTAGAATCAGCAGCTCAAAATCTTCCTACTTCTGAGCTTGAAGACATTACGTTCTCCGACCTCTCTTTGAAATTAGCTACCGATGTAATAGGTCAAGCTGCATTTGGGTTTGATTTTGGCCTCACGAAAGAACCATCACTCAATGGTTCTAACAATGTTCAAAACGATGTTGAAGTTGAGGATTTCATCAAGCAACATATGTATTCTACTACTACATTGAAAATGGATCTTTCAGGATCATTCTCGATCATACTTGGATTGATATGTCCTATTCTTAGACACCCATTTCAACAAATACTTAAAAGGGTTCCAGGAACAACTGACTGGAAAGTGGACCAAACTAATCGGAAGTTGATGAAAAGACTAGACCAAATTGTAGAGAAAAGAGCCAAAGATAAAGATCGGGGATCAAAAGATTTCCTTTCACTTATATTGAATGCAAGGGAAGCAGAAAAGGGATTGAAAAATGTGTTTACTTCTGATTATATAAGCGCACTTTCTTATGAACACTTACTTGCTGGATCTGCAACAACGTCATTCACGTTATCTTCAATACTTTATCTTGTTGCTGCTCATCCTGAAGTCGAGACGAACTTAACAAGAGAAATCGACAGTTTTGGTGGACATGATTTGATGCCAACAACTCATGACCTTCAACATAAGTTTCCTTATCTTGATCAG GTGGTGAAGGAGGCGATGAGGTTTTACACCGTATCTCCACTAGTTGCAAGAGAAGCATCAAAACAAGTAGAAATAGGAGGCTATGTCCTTCCAAAG GGTACATGGATATGGCTGGCAATTGGGGTCCTTGCCAAACACCCCAAGTATTTTGCAGAGCCAAACAAGTTTCAACCAGAGAGGTTTAATCCTACTtgtgaagaagagatacaaagaCACCCATATGCCCACATCCCATTTGGAATCGGACCTCGACAATGTATTGGAATAAAATTTTCAATACAAGAGATTAAGTTGGCGTTGATTCATCTTTATCGTAGATACTCATTCCAGCATTCCCCAAATATGGAAAAGCCTTTGGAGTTTGAGTACGGAATAGTACTCAACTTCAAGTATGGTGTCAAACTTAGAGTCATTAGAAGATCAACCTGA
- the LOC113347795 gene encoding cytochrome P450 711A1-like isoform X1 — protein MASSKHTLQGFVDMCLHLTNTPATPSVFYTFIVLMVVCFVMYLYAPYWEVRHVPGPPTIPLLGHLHLLSKHGPDVFTVLAKQYGPIFRFHMGRQPLIIIADAELCRKVGIKKFRDITNRSIPSPISGSSLHKKGLFFTRDTKWSLMRNTIISMYQPSHLSSLIRKMQCVVESAAQNLPTSELEDITFSDLSLKLATDVIGQAAFGFDFGLTKEPSLNGSNNVQNDVEVEDFIKQHMYSTTTLKMDLSGSFSIILGLICPILRHPFQQILKRVPGTTDWKVDQTNRKLMKRLDQIVEKRAKDKDRGSKDFLSLILNAREAEKGLKNVFTSDYISALSYEHLLAGSATTSFTLSSILYLVAAHPEVETNLTREIDSFGGHDLMPTTHDLQHKFPYLDQVVKEAMRFYTVSPLVAREASKQVEIGGYVLPKGTWIWLAIGVLAKHPKYFAEPNKFQPERFNPTCEEEIQRHPYAHIPFGIGPRQCIGIKFSIQEIKLALIHLYRRYSFQHSPNMEKPLEFEYGIVLNFKYGVKLRVIRRST, from the exons ATGGCTTCATCGAAGCATACACTGCAAGGATTTGTAGATATGTGTTTGCACTTAACAAATACACCCGCCACGCCGTCAGTTTTCTACACCTTCATAGTATTGATGGTAGTTTGTTTTGTGATGTATTTATATGCACCTTATTGGGAAGTAAGACATGTACCTGGTCCTCCGACAATTCCACTTCTTGGGCACCTTCATTTACTCTCCAAGCATGGCCCTGATGTCTTCACTGTCCTTGCCAAACAATATGGTCCAATTTTTAG GTTCCATATGGGTAGGCAGCCGTTGATAATTATTGCGGATGCGGAGTTGTGCAGAAAAGTTGGAATCAAGAAGTTCAGAGATATAACAAACAGGAGCATTCCTTCGCCTATTTCTGGATCCTCCCTCCACAAGAAGGGTCTTTTCTTTACCAG AGATACAAAGTGGTCTTTGATGAGAAACACCATAATTTCAATGTACCAGCCTTCACATCTCTCTAGTCTTATACGCAAAATGCAGTGTGTTGTAGAATCAGCAGCTCAAAATCTTCCTACTTCTGAGCTTGAAGACATTACGTTCTCCGACCTCTCTTTGAAATTAGCTACCGATGTAATAGGTCAAGCTGCATTTGGGTTTGATTTTGGCCTCACGAAAGAACCATCACTCAATGGTTCTAACAATGTTCAAAACGATGTTGAAGTTGAGGATTTCATCAAGCAACATATGTATTCTACTACTACATTGAAAATGGATCTTTCAGGATCATTCTCGATCATACTTGGATTGATATGTCCTATTCTTAGACACCCATTTCAACAAATACTTAAAAGGGTTCCAGGAACAACTGACTGGAAAGTGGACCAAACTAATCGGAAGTTGATGAAAAGACTAGACCAAATTGTAGAGAAAAGAGCCAAAGATAAAGATCGGGGATCAAAAGATTTCCTTTCACTTATATTGAATGCAAGGGAAGCAGAAAAGGGATTGAAAAATGTGTTTACTTCTGATTATATAAGCGCACTTTCTTATGAACACTTACTTGCTGGATCTGCAACAACGTCATTCACGTTATCTTCAATACTTTATCTTGTTGCTGCTCATCCTGAAGTCGAGACGAACTTAACAAGAGAAATCGACAGTTTTGGTGGACATGATTTGATGCCAACAACTCATGACCTTCAACATAAGTTTCCTTATCTTGATCAG GTGGTGAAGGAGGCGATGAGGTTTTACACCGTATCTCCACTAGTTGCAAGAGAAGCATCAAAACAAGTAGAAATAGGAGGCTATGTCCTTCCAAAG GGTACATGGATATGGCTGGCAATTGGGGTCCTTGCCAAACACCCCAAGTATTTTGCAGAGCCAAACAAGTTTCAACCAGAGAGGTTTAATCCTACTtgtgaagaagagatacaaagaCACCCATATGCCCACATCCCATTTGGAATCGGACCTCGACAATGTATTGGAATAAAATTTTCAATACAAGAGATTAAGTTGGCGTTGATTCATCTTTATCGTAGATACTCATTCCAGCATTCCCCAAATATGGAAAAGCCTTTGGAGTTTGAGTACGGAATAGTACTCAACTTCAAGTATGGTGTCAAACTTAGAGTCATTAGAAGATCAACCTGA